One window of Populus nigra chromosome 5, ddPopNigr1.1, whole genome shotgun sequence genomic DNA carries:
- the LOC133693196 gene encoding uncharacterized protein LOC133693196 isoform X1, with the protein MFEGGEDSKMYGLKVTTRHKRSKSFPDKKRLEEDDLDSSYEASSRIKLNMGHLKYSAKAEKKQSPKTEMQVSLKQEILQLEKRLQDQFQVRWALEKALGYRTSSHESMSELSMPKPATELIKETAALELEVVYLEQYLLSLYRKAFDQRASLVSPSNQDQSLKTPVTTPGRRLFDVSRPDISNKETSATETACQLLNNTWKETNRIGGEEKLLDSGVHRCQSLLSQHTTFSNRASPPSASFGRAVRACHTQPLSMMEYAQSASNIISLAEHLGTRISDHVPETPNKLSEDMIKCMSAIYCKLSDPPLTHNSLSSPNSSSSSMSEFSPREQCDMWGPGFRNNSSFDIRLDNPFLVEGLKEFSGPYSTMVEVPWIYRDSKKLGDVENLLQNFRSLICRLEEVDPRKLKHEEKLAFWINIHNALVMHAFLVYGIPQNNVKRLFLLLRAAYNVGGHTFSADTIQSSILGCRMSRPGQWIRTLLSSKSKFKTVEDRQAYATDHSEPLLHFALCSGSHSDPAVRVYTPKGIIHELEAAKEEYIRATFGIRKDQKILLPKIVESYTKDSGLCPAVVLEMIQKTLPAAVRKCLKKCQLGKPRKTIEWIPHNFTFRYLLSKELVK; encoded by the exons ATG TTTGAAGGTGGCGAAGATAGTAAAATGTATGGATTGAAAGTGACTACTAGACACAAGCGTTCAAAGAG CTTCCCAGATAAGAAAAGACTCGAGGAAGATGACTTAGATAGTTCCTATGAAGCATCCAGCCGCATAAAGCTG AATATGGGGCACTTGAAATACTCTGCCAAAGCCGAGAAGAAACAATCCCCTAAGACCGAAATGCAAGTTTCTTTGAAGCAAGAG ATTCTACAGCTTGAGAAAAGATTACAGGATCAGTTTCAGGTCCGTTGGGCTCTTGAAAAGGCATTGGGTTATAGGACTTCTTCCCATGAGAGCATGTCTGAGCTGTCAATGCCTAAG CCAGCCACAGAATTAATCAAAGAAACTGCAGCATTAGAGTTGGAAGTTGTATATCTGGAACAATATCTTCTCTCCCTGTACCGGAAGGCATTTGATCAACGAGCATCCTTGGTTTCCCCATCTAACCAGGATCAAAGTTTAAAAACCCCTGTCACAACCCCGGGACGAAGGTTGTTTGATGTTTCCAGGCCTGATATATCAAACAAGGAAACTTCAGCTACTGAAACTGCTTGTCAGTTACTTAACAATACATGGAAGGAAACCAATAGAATAGGAGGAGAGGAGAAACTATTAGATTCTGGAGTTCATCGATGTCAGTCTTTATTGTCCCAACACACTACATTTTCAAATAGAGCCTCTCCTCCATCAGCATCTTTTGGTAGAGCTGTGCGTGCATGCCATACCCAGCCATTGTCCATGATGGAG TATGCCCAGAGTGCATCAAACATTATTAGTTTGGCTGAGCATCTTGGTACTCGCATTTCTGATCATGTTCCAGAGACACCTAACAAGCTTTCAGAGGATATGATAAAGTGCATGTCAGCTATATACTGCAAGCTTTCAGATCCACCTTTGACACATAATAGCCTTTCATCTCCCaattcatcttcatcatccatGAGTGAATTTTCCCCACGAGAACAATGTGATATGTGGGGTCCGGGATTTAGGAATAATTCATCCTTTGACATACGGTTGGATAACCCTTTCCTTGTTGAAGGTCTGAAAGAGTTCAGTGGACCATACAGTACAATGGTTGAAGTCCCATGGATCTATAGAGATAGTAAAAAATTAGGAGATGTTGAAAACTTGCTACAAAATTTCAG ATCACTTATCTGTCGACTAGAGGAAGTTGATCCTAGGAAGCTAAAACATGAGGAGAAGCTAGCTTTCTGGATCAATATACACAATGCGTTGGTGATGCAT GCATTTCTGGTGTATGGGATTCCCCAAAACAATGTTAAGAGGCTCTTTCTACTTTTGAGA GCTGCATATAATGTCGGGGGTCATACATTTAGTGCAGACACGATACAGAGTTCTATACTTGGATGCCGGATGTCTCGTCCTGGACAG TGGATTCGAACATTACTCTCATCAAAGTCCAAATTCAAGACAGTAGAGGATCGGCAAGCATATGCAACTGACCATTCAGAACCGCTTTTGCACTTTGCACTATGTTCAGGAAGCCATTCTGATCCTGCG GTCCGTGTCTACACTCCAAAGGGAATAATTCATGAGCTTGAAGCTGCGAAGGAAGAGTATATCCGAGCAACCTTTGGCATACGCAAGGACCAGAAAATCCTGCTTCCAAAGATTGTGGAATCCTACACCAAGGATTCAGGTTTATGTCCTGCGGTTGTTCTTGAAATGATCCAAAAAACTTTGCCTGCTGCTGTAAGGAAGTGTCTTAAGAAATGTCAGCTAGGAAAACCTCGTAAGACCATT
- the LOC133693196 gene encoding uncharacterized protein LOC133693196 isoform X2: MGHLKYSAKAEKKQSPKTEMQVSLKQEILQLEKRLQDQFQVRWALEKALGYRTSSHESMSELSMPKPATELIKETAALELEVVYLEQYLLSLYRKAFDQRASLVSPSNQDQSLKTPVTTPGRRLFDVSRPDISNKETSATETACQLLNNTWKETNRIGGEEKLLDSGVHRCQSLLSQHTTFSNRASPPSASFGRAVRACHTQPLSMMEYAQSASNIISLAEHLGTRISDHVPETPNKLSEDMIKCMSAIYCKLSDPPLTHNSLSSPNSSSSSMSEFSPREQCDMWGPGFRNNSSFDIRLDNPFLVEGLKEFSGPYSTMVEVPWIYRDSKKLGDVENLLQNFRSLICRLEEVDPRKLKHEEKLAFWINIHNALVMHAFLVYGIPQNNVKRLFLLLRAAYNVGGHTFSADTIQSSILGCRMSRPGQWIRTLLSSKSKFKTVEDRQAYATDHSEPLLHFALCSGSHSDPAVRVYTPKGIIHELEAAKEEYIRATFGIRKDQKILLPKIVESYTKDSGLCPAVVLEMIQKTLPAAVRKCLKKCQLGKPRKTIEWIPHNFTFRYLLSKELVK, encoded by the exons ATGGGGCACTTGAAATACTCTGCCAAAGCCGAGAAGAAACAATCCCCTAAGACCGAAATGCAAGTTTCTTTGAAGCAAGAG ATTCTACAGCTTGAGAAAAGATTACAGGATCAGTTTCAGGTCCGTTGGGCTCTTGAAAAGGCATTGGGTTATAGGACTTCTTCCCATGAGAGCATGTCTGAGCTGTCAATGCCTAAG CCAGCCACAGAATTAATCAAAGAAACTGCAGCATTAGAGTTGGAAGTTGTATATCTGGAACAATATCTTCTCTCCCTGTACCGGAAGGCATTTGATCAACGAGCATCCTTGGTTTCCCCATCTAACCAGGATCAAAGTTTAAAAACCCCTGTCACAACCCCGGGACGAAGGTTGTTTGATGTTTCCAGGCCTGATATATCAAACAAGGAAACTTCAGCTACTGAAACTGCTTGTCAGTTACTTAACAATACATGGAAGGAAACCAATAGAATAGGAGGAGAGGAGAAACTATTAGATTCTGGAGTTCATCGATGTCAGTCTTTATTGTCCCAACACACTACATTTTCAAATAGAGCCTCTCCTCCATCAGCATCTTTTGGTAGAGCTGTGCGTGCATGCCATACCCAGCCATTGTCCATGATGGAG TATGCCCAGAGTGCATCAAACATTATTAGTTTGGCTGAGCATCTTGGTACTCGCATTTCTGATCATGTTCCAGAGACACCTAACAAGCTTTCAGAGGATATGATAAAGTGCATGTCAGCTATATACTGCAAGCTTTCAGATCCACCTTTGACACATAATAGCCTTTCATCTCCCaattcatcttcatcatccatGAGTGAATTTTCCCCACGAGAACAATGTGATATGTGGGGTCCGGGATTTAGGAATAATTCATCCTTTGACATACGGTTGGATAACCCTTTCCTTGTTGAAGGTCTGAAAGAGTTCAGTGGACCATACAGTACAATGGTTGAAGTCCCATGGATCTATAGAGATAGTAAAAAATTAGGAGATGTTGAAAACTTGCTACAAAATTTCAG ATCACTTATCTGTCGACTAGAGGAAGTTGATCCTAGGAAGCTAAAACATGAGGAGAAGCTAGCTTTCTGGATCAATATACACAATGCGTTGGTGATGCAT GCATTTCTGGTGTATGGGATTCCCCAAAACAATGTTAAGAGGCTCTTTCTACTTTTGAGA GCTGCATATAATGTCGGGGGTCATACATTTAGTGCAGACACGATACAGAGTTCTATACTTGGATGCCGGATGTCTCGTCCTGGACAG TGGATTCGAACATTACTCTCATCAAAGTCCAAATTCAAGACAGTAGAGGATCGGCAAGCATATGCAACTGACCATTCAGAACCGCTTTTGCACTTTGCACTATGTTCAGGAAGCCATTCTGATCCTGCG GTCCGTGTCTACACTCCAAAGGGAATAATTCATGAGCTTGAAGCTGCGAAGGAAGAGTATATCCGAGCAACCTTTGGCATACGCAAGGACCAGAAAATCCTGCTTCCAAAGATTGTGGAATCCTACACCAAGGATTCAGGTTTATGTCCTGCGGTTGTTCTTGAAATGATCCAAAAAACTTTGCCTGCTGCTGTAAGGAAGTGTCTTAAGAAATGTCAGCTAGGAAAACCTCGTAAGACCATT